The Sardina pilchardus chromosome 19, fSarPil1.1, whole genome shotgun sequence genome window below encodes:
- the bdh1 gene encoding D-beta-hydroxybutyrate dehydrogenase, mitochondrial yields the protein MAPLPYVRVALLVGFSVFLTLVLGFGLPAALGFLAGCCGYPDASVTECVVALYLVFVVYVAMPRLPRGTVKIEGKAVFITGCDSGFGHALAKYLHQKGFIVFAGCLFKEKDGAKQLQEMHSERMKVLQLDVCSDEQVAEAAAFVKANLEDSGKGLWALVNNAGVSTFGEVEFTSMETYKQVSEVNLWGTIRITKALLPLIRRTKGRVVNLASMYGRMGNALRSPYCISKYGVEAFTDCLRYEMKPWGVKVSLVEPGNFVAATGILSRDLVAATAEKLWREAPPVVQEDYGKSHFEQHMALMRSYCGSGQRDVAPVLEDIADAIVSQRPFTRYNPMEPHWWIRMQVMTHLPAAISDRLYF from the exons ATGGCTCCGCTACCTTACGTGCGAGTCGCGCTCCTGGTGGGCTTTTCTGTATTTCTAACCCTTGTGTTGGGTTTTGGTCTGCCAGCAGCACTCGGTTTTTTAGCGGGGTGCTGTGGTTATCCCGACGCTAGCGTGACCGAATGTGTTGTCGCACTGTATTTAGTATTCGTTGTGTATGTGGCAATGCCTCGATTACCAAGGGGCACGGTTAAG aTTGAGGGCAAAGCTGTTTTCATCACTGGCTGTGACAGTGGATTTGGTCATGCGCTGGCGAAATACCTTCACCAAAAAGGGTTTATTGTGTTTGCGGGTTGTTTGTTTAAG GAGAAGGATGGTGCCAAGCAGCTGCAGGAGATGCACTCTGAGCGAATGAAAGTCCTACAGCTGGATGTGTgcagtgatgaacaggtggCTGAGGCTGCAGCGTTTGTGAAGGCAAATCTAGAGGATTCAGGCAAAG GTTTGTGGGCCCTGGTTAACAATGCTGGCGTTTCCACCTTCGGCGAGGTGGAGTTCACTTCCATGGAGACATACAAACAGGTGTCAGAAGTCAATCTTTGGGGTACCATCAGGATCACCAAGGCCCTACTGCCACTCATCCGCAGGACTAAAG GGCGTGTGGTCAACTTGGCCAGCATGTATGGCCGGATGGGtaatgcgctgcgctcaccctACTGCATCTCCAAGTACGGCGTGGAAGCCTTCACCGACTGCCTGCGCTACGAGATGAAGCCCTGGGGTGTCAAAGTGTCGCTCGTAGAACCGGGGAACTTTGTGGCAGCCACCGGCATACTGTCACGGGACCTGGTCGCTGCCACTGCAGAGAAACTGTGGCGGGAGGCGCCCCCTGTGGTCCAGGAGGACTACGGCAAGTCCCACTTTGAGCAGCACATGGCGCTGATGCGCTCCTACTGTGGCAGCGGGCAGAGGGACGTGGCGCCCGTGCTCGAGGACATCGCCGACGCCATCGTGTCCCAGCGGCCGTTCACACGCTACAACCCCATGGAGCCCCACTGGTGGATCCGGATGCAGGTCATGACCCACCTGCCTGCAGCCATCTCTGACCGACTGTATTTCTGA